AGGCCAATAATCTTCCCCACTACCAATATGAATAGGAGTTTTAACTATCAATCTTATTTTAGCTTGCATCTTTGACTCCAAAATAGATTCCTATTGAATAACCACTATGAAAATAGCCTTTTTTATTAAAAACCTCTTCTTTAGCTGTTCCATAAACTTCATTAAACTCTTTTATCAAAAAACTTGTTCCAGGTAAAAACATAATTACAGGATTTTTAAATGGATGATGACTTGCTAAATAACCCCCACTTTTTGGAAATTTGGTGATTTTTTTACCAAAAGAAAGTTGAAGTTTTTTATCTTTAAACATTGTAGAGAGATTTAAATAAAAATTTCTATTTTCTTTTGGTTTAAAAAACTTTTTCTCTTCAAAATCTTCAAAGATTTCAATTCCAAATTTTCCTTTACCGCTACTTTTATCCTTTCCATATCCTCTCATTCCAATAAATTCAAATACTTCTTTAATTTCTTCTAATGAAATTTGCCCTTCATCAAACTTTGCATAAATCTCTATTGCAAAATTTTCTATATAAAAAATCTCATTAATTGCATAAAGTCCTTTTGACGTTCGATTAAATCTTCTATCAATTGAGTTTTTTAAAGTAAGAGTAGTTTTTTTATCTTTTTCATATTTGAATTGTTCCTCTTTAAATTTTTTAAAAATTACTTTATCCGTTAAATTATCAATATTTTTAAATATCCAATTTTTAGGGATAAAATTTGTTTTTTTATATTTTTTATTTAAATCCATAAAATTTGGCGGAATCAGATAAGAAGATAAAAAAGGTTTTGGTAATTTTCCTTTATCAAAACCATCACTAAAAACTATAAAAGGCTTTGATTGAAAATTTTTTAATAGTTCTTTTAACTTACCCTCACCATACTTATAAACTACTCCCCAAGCAAAATGACCAAATATTGTATCACTTTGCAATGGAGTAATAAAAGGTGTTTTAAGTTTCAAAACAATCTTAATTATTTTCATTGCCCAAACCTAACTCTTTTTCAATTTCTTTAATATCTATTAATTTTTTATTATCTAAAAATTTTTCATCAATCCCTTCAATATCAAAAAACTCTACTTTTCCATATCCTCTACTACTATTTCCACCAAGTGCAGTAAGTTCCAAAAGTTTCATTCCAAGAGCTAAATAATTAAAATTATTTTTATCATCTTCATTAAATACCATATAAGTTAAATAAAACTCAAATTCAGCTCCAGCTGGCACTCTTTCAATCTGTCTTAATCCACCCCTTCTAACAGTTCCACTAAACCTGTCTATAATAATCTCATATTTAGATTCAGTTAATGCATTAACGCTCATTAGCTGTTCTTTACTCTCTTTTGTTAAATAACAATCATAAAAACTCACTTTTGTCGGACCTATATCTTTTGCAATGTCTTCATTTTTAATAGTTGCACCATTTCCAAATATTTTAGCGATTATTTTAAAATTTTTTAATTTTTTATCATCTTCATAAATCCATTTATCATCTTTTTTATCTTCAGTTGGTTTATTCACTTTTGTTGGTGAGCCATCTACAATAGTGCCAAGTCTCCATTCAAGCAAAGTTCTCATTTTTCCTTTTATACTACTTCCTGGGATATATGGTTCATTTGTAATTGGATTTTTAATTACTGGCGTATCTATTCCACCTATTTTAATTTCATCATTACCTGCACCAATATGAAGCCCAGTTAATACTTTTATTTTTCCACTAATTTGTTTAATCTCTTGTAGTTTCATTTTCCATCCTTTTTAGTTTTCATTAATTACACCTTTTGCATATGCAATAACTGCTTCAAATAAAGAAACAAAAATTGTAAATTTTTCCAACGATTTTTCTAAATCTTTATCATACCCCTCTACTATGTAATCAATGTTTTTATCAATGAATCTTTTAAAATTTGTATTCATATTTTTCTTTTGATAGGCAATATTTGCTTTAGCTTTTTCCATCTTTATAAGAGGTAAAAGTTCTCTAAATTTTTGTAACTTTTTTTCTTTATAACTTATAGAGTTTATTTGAATCTGATAATTTAAAATCTCATTATAAAATTTTCTCATCTGATTTATAGAAATCTTTCTTTTATTACTTTGATCATCATAAGTAAGATACTTGATACATTTAAAAACAATTTTTTCTGCTATATCACTAAATAAATCTACTTTAATTTTCCCATCAACATCAAAATAATTTACTTCCCATTCAAAATCCCCACATTTCATTTTTTTATCCTTTTTTTCTATTGCTTTTTTTATTTTTTCAAGTCCTTCCATCTTTAATCCTTTTTATATTTTCTCTTAGAATAGAGGTATAAATTTAGTGGAATTTTTAACTTCTCGCCCCACTTTTCTATCCAATCTGCAATTTGCAAAGCTTCATTCCATTTTCTTTCTTGCTCTAATTTATTCTTATCTTTTACACTATTTTTTAAATAATAATTAAATAAGGCTTTCCAACGTGCATTTTCTATTAAAACTTGAGAATTTACATTTTGCATATTTTGCAAAAAAATTAATGTTTGTTGCATATCGATGAAAGTATAAACTTTATATAAAAAACTCTCACTTAAATAATCCATTTTTTTAAACTCATCCTCTAATGCATAAAGCTCTAAAACTTCCTCATTACTTACTTTTATTCCAAAAATTACAGAATTATTTTTATTAAAATCTTTTGCTTTATTTAAATCCTCTTCTGCAAACTCTGCCATTTGCATTATTGGAACATTAGCAGATATGAATTTAATTGCATAACTTAGATGAAAGTCACTATTTTGTGTGAACTTTTTAAAATCTATTATAAGTTCTTTATGCAAAGCAATAATCTCTTCATAATGGCCAATTAAAAAAAGATCATCTCCACCAGCAAATACGGTATAAATATTTTTATATTCTTCTTTTTCTTCTTTAATCTTCTTTTTCAAAATTGAAGTAAAATAGAAATCTG
The Nitratiruptor tergarcus DSM 16512 genome window above contains:
- the csm4 gene encoding type III-A CRISPR-associated RAMP protein Csm4, producing the protein MKIIKIVLKLKTPFITPLQSDTIFGHFAWGVVYKYGEGKLKELLKNFQSKPFIVFSDGFDKGKLPKPFLSSYLIPPNFMDLNKKYKKTNFIPKNWIFKNIDNLTDKVIFKKFKEEQFKYEKDKKTTLTLKNSIDRRFNRTSKGLYAINEIFYIENFAIEIYAKFDEGQISLEEIKEVFEFIGMRGYGKDKSSGKGKFGIEIFEDFEEKKFFKPKENRNFYLNLSTMFKDKKLQLSFGKKITKFPKSGGYLASHHPFKNPVIMFLPGTSFLIKEFNEVYGTAKEEVFNKKGYFHSGYSIGIYFGVKDAS
- the csm2 gene encoding type III-A CRISPR-associated protein Csm2, whose amino-acid sequence is MEGLEKIKKAIEKKDKKMKCGDFEWEVNYFDVDGKIKVDLFSDIAEKIVFKCIKYLTYDDQSNKRKISINQMRKFYNEILNYQIQINSISYKEKKLQKFRELLPLIKMEKAKANIAYQKKNMNTNFKRFIDKNIDYIVEGYDKDLEKSLEKFTIFVSLFEAVIAYAKGVINEN
- the csm3 gene encoding type III-A CRISPR-associated RAMP protein Csm3, which encodes MKLQEIKQISGKIKVLTGLHIGAGNDEIKIGGIDTPVIKNPITNEPYIPGSSIKGKMRTLLEWRLGTIVDGSPTKVNKPTEDKKDDKWIYEDDKKLKNFKIIAKIFGNGATIKNEDIAKDIGPTKVSFYDCYLTKESKEQLMSVNALTESKYEIIIDRFSGTVRRGGLRQIERVPAGAEFEFYLTYMVFNEDDKNNFNYLALGMKLLELTALGGNSSRGYGKVEFFDIEGIDEKFLDNKKLIDIKEIEKELGLGNENN